The sequence TCATAAACGGATGTGCCGGTACCTTGCGTAAAACCAATAGGTCCATATTCAATGCCCCAATGGGTTGCAGAACCTGGCTCAATCCACTCTAAATAGGCTGAAGTTGCGGTAAGATTTATAGCTTTTAGATTGGTAGGCGCTAAACAAGATGGTCCAGCAGCTACAGTTACATCGTCTATGTCTACACCGCCACCGAAGTTAAATTTACCTTCAAAAGCTATATAATAGTCAGCTGATGGGTTTGGTAGGTTTAGAGTTATTTCGGTCCACGTATTGTGCTCATAGTTATAGTTTTCACCAATTTGTGTCCAAGATCCAGCAGCACTTGTTTTGTAATAAACTTTCAATTCATCTACAACACCTACTTTTATGTTAAGTAGGAAGAAATTAAGTTGTGGATTGTTCACTCCTGTTAAATCTAACTTTGGAGTTACCAACTTTGTGATTGCTCCAAAGTTGGAATGATTAAATTCAACCATTTGAGGACCCGAATGTGGAACTCCACCATAAGGGTTTCCGGTCACAATGTTCCAGTTTTCCGTTTTGTTAACGTATTCATTAGTCCAACCTGCGGGGAAAGTTGGAGAATCAAAATTTTCGCTTAATACCTGCGCATTTCCTTGCCAACTGAAACAGATAATAAACAGGGATAGAATTAGGGTAATTCTTTTCATTAGTTTTTTATGATTTATAATTAGTGAAATTTAATGTGGCAAAGTAGCAGAAAACAAACGCCTATAAAAGAAAAGGTCTCTCGGAATTCGGAATTCCTAAAGAATTTAAGTCTTAAATCGCTGATAATCATTAATTTTAGAATAGCAGAGCATTGTCCTTGTTAATGTAAGAATCTTCGCTAATTAACTAAAAAAATCATGAATTGTGGATGCGGAAAGTGGTATAAGAAAGTTTCTATAATAAATTGAATAATTGATTTTGAAATTAATAATGAAGTATTCAAAATCTATAGCTTCCAACCGACGACAGGAAAAAATGTTCAATTTTTGAAATGAACCATCGATAGATGGTTTTTACTATTGATAAATTCTCTTATCGGCCCGATTCAAAAGAAGAAGATTAGGCATTGTAATATTTACTTTTCCAAATTGCTCCGTTGAAATTTTTTCCTTTTGAAAAACCGTAAAGAATTACCATTCCTCCCATAGCTATAAAAATATAAAAGGCTAAAAATATATATTCACCAATTCCGGGATGAGGAGTGAACCAGCTCATTGGAGTAATGGACGTGAGCATTACGCTCAAAACCGCAACAATAAAAACCAAGTTATCTAGACTTTTATAAGGCCACATCAATAATTTTCGAAGTGGGTGCAAATCAGTACCCCATTTGTGAATTAAATAGAAATAGTCATTTCCCATTGGTGCGAAAAGCAGCGGATCGTCTGCATTTTCAAGTTTCATAAGTTTTGCAGGCGCGATAATTTTGAAGTTTTTCAACGTAATTTGATGTTTATTTTCGAGGTTTCGCACTTCTGAAATTGCTTCATCAGGAAAATCTCCTTTAAAATAATGTGAATCTAAAAACCGTAAACGGTAATTGATGCAAAGTTTTTCAATGTCATCAATACGAAAGATGTGCTGTGTTTCAAGCAAATCAAAATTGAAATAATTTATAATCTCGCTGGATTCTTCGGATAGACTTAAAATAATTACATCGCGCTGTTTTTCGTTTTCTGAAAATATGCGTTGCACTTCTTTCATAACAGACTGCTCACCAACACGTTTAGAACGAAATTTAAGCAGTTGTTTTTCAATATTAGTTCTGGAAAACATAGATGACCATTTTTGGGATATTAAATTTACACAGTACTTAGAAGCAAAGCAACTATTTAACACAGTTTCATGAAAAATTTCTAATAATGCTCTAGCTTTTTCGTTTGAAAGATAATGGCTTCGTATTTGTTATATTTACAATCTTAAAAATAAATTATGCGTTTAAAAAATACAATTCTACTTCTTTTTATGGCTTGTTTGGGAACTACGGTTTCTGCGCAAAAATATCTTTCAACAGGAAAAGCAGAAGTTTCCAAAGAGTGGGAAGGAAACAATTTTACTTCTACAAAAACATTTACTGAGAACATAGCTGAAGCCCCACAATTTACGGTTTTGGCTAAAATATTATTGAATGACCCGCTTCGTCAAAAACTTGAAAGCGAAGAAATGGTAACGATTTTTGCTATGACTAACGCTTCTTTTTCGGAATTACCAAAAAAGAGCAGAGATTCTATTTTAGGAAATACAGCTTTAGTGAATTCGATGGTAAAATACTTAGCAGTTCCTGGTAGAATTGATAGCAACAGTTTGCAGCAAGAAGTAACTAAAAACGGCGGAAGAACTTCAATGAAAACATTAGATGGACAAACGCTGGGCATCCGTGAAACCAATGGAAACTTGCAGTTGGTTGATTCTGAAAACAGAACTGCGACTATAATCGCTTCAGATTTTTATCATAAAAATGGTTTCTTTCATATAGTGAGTGGTTTGATTTTTCCGGCTTCGGAAGAATAGTTTTATAAAAGTTAAATAAACCTTAAAGTCTGGAAATTGCAAAACCGCAGTTTCCAGACTTTCGTTTATAGGTACATAAATATAAAACTAAAAACACATTATTATGAAATCAAAACTTATTACAGCAGCATTATTCTCAATGGCAATTTTGGCCGGAACATCGTCAATTTTTGCACAAGACAAAATGATGAAAAACGAAAAAACAGTAATGGTTGGTGGTGCAGAAATGTATCCAAGCAAAAACATTGTTGAAAACGCAGTAAACTCTAAAGATCACACAACTCTTGTTGCGGCAGTAAAAGCTGGAGATTTAGTAGAAACACTTGCAAGCGACGGGCCATTTACCGTTTTTGCACCAACAAACGCGGCTTTTGAAAAACTTCCAAAAGGAACGGTTGAAACTTTGCTAAAACCAGAGAACAAAAAAACGCTGCAAACCATTCTTACCTATCACGTACTTGCAGGAAAACACAGTGCTGCAGATATTATGAAGGATATTAAAAAAGGAAATGGAAAAGCAACTTACAAAACCGTTAGCGGTGGAACTTTGACAGCAATGATGAAAGGTAAAAAAGTTATGCTTATGGATGAAAAAGGAGGAATGGCAACTGTTACTATTGCAGATGTTAACCAATCCAACGGTGTGATTCACGTTATTGATAGCGTTGTTTTACCTAAATAATATTACCCAAATATAAAGTTTAGTAAAACGAAAACAGTGACCTAAAAGGTCGCTGTTTTTTTATGCATAAATCAGTGGTTCTATCGAAGAATTGCCCCAAAATCAGTTTCAAATTTTTGTTGCAGTTTGTTCATAATCTTATCAATCTGCTTGTCTGTCAAAGTTTTTTCTTCGTCTTGAATAGTGAAACTTAGGGCATAGCTTTTTTTGCCTTCGGGAAGGTTTTCGCCTTTGTAAACATCGAAAAGAGTAACACTTTTTAGAAACTTCCTTTCGGTATTAATTGCTGCATTTCGCAAATCTCCAAAACGTACCGAACTGTCCAGTAATAAAGCAAAATCACGTTGAGCTGCTTGAAACTTTGCAATCGGTTTTAGCTTGAAGTTTTTGGTTGAAATTTGTTTTAGAACCGTATCCCAGTTGAAATCTGCGTAAAATACTTCGGCATCAACGTCTAGTTCTTTTGTTATTTTTTTGTTTACAATTCCAAACTCAACAATGGTTACTTTGTTTCTTATAAAACTGATTCCTTCAGAAAAAATATCACTTTCAATAATATCTTCAGAATAATTATCAAGACCTAAGCGCTCCATCAAAACTGAAACCGTTCCTTTTCCGAAGAAAAAATTGCTCTTGGTGTCTGGTGTTGCCCAATTCCCTTCCGTTTTCATTCCTGTAATCAATAGAGAAAGATGTTTTGTTTCTGCTCTTCCACTAAGAAAGTTGTGATAGGTTTTTCCGAATTCAAATAATTTTAAATCATTATTTTTCCGGTTGCTGTTATATTCAATCACTTCTAAGCCAGAAAAGAGCATAGATTGACGCATTACCGAAAGATCTTGGCTCAACGGATTGAGCATTGTTACATTATAACTTTCTTTAAGGCTTTCACTCAGTTCGCTGTATTTTGGAGAGGTGAGGGAGTTATTCAACATTTCGTTAAACCCAAGACCTGTGAGTTGTAAAGCGATTTTGTTTTGAACGTCATAATCTTCACCAGGCAAAATTGGAGAAATGGAAGCGTTGAGTTTTTGAGTGAATTTAATGTTATTGTAACCGTAAACTCGGAGTATTTCCTCAATCACATCTACATCGCGTGTAACGTCGTTTCGGTAGGCAGGAATGCTCATGCCGAGACCTGTTTCGGTTACGTTGGTTATCTTCATTTCTAGCGAAGTGAGGATGTCTTTGATTGTTTCCTTCGGAATTTCTTCACCTATAAGTGCGTTTGCTTTTTCATAATTGAGAAATACTTGATGATCTTCAATTTTCTTTGGATAAATATCCACCAAGTCGCTTGTTATTTCGCCTCCTGCCACTTGAAGAATCAAAATAGAAGCATAGCGAAGCGCATAATCTGTGATGTTTGGATCAATTCCTCTTTCAAAACGGAAAGAAGCATCGGTGCTCAAACTGTGTCGTTTCGCGGTTTTGCGAATGCTCACAGGATTGAAGTATGCACTTTCTAAGAAAATACTTGTTGTAGTATCAGACACGCCACTGTTAATTCCGCCAAAAACGCCTGCAAAGCACATCGGTTTTTCGGCATCGCAAATCATTAGGTCTTCTTCGTGTAGTTCGCGCTCTACGCCATCTAGAGTTGTAAATTTTGTTCCTGAAGGAAGTGTTTTTACATTTACTGTATTTCCTGCAATTTTAGCAGCATCAAAAGCGTGAAGAGGTTGGCCGAGTTCGTGAAGTACGTAATTAGTAACATCCACAATATTATTTATCGGCGAAAGCCCAATGGATTTCAATCTATTTTGAAGCCAAGCAGGTGAGTCTCCAACTTTTATATTACTGATTGTGATGCCGCAATAACGAGGAGCAAGTTTTTGGTTTTCAACCTTCACAGGAATTTTTAAGGTCCTATTATCAACTCTAAAACTACTTGTTGATGGTGTGTTCAGTTTTGCTGAAATTTCTTTGTGAAGTAAGCCCGCTTTTAAATCGCGAGCAACGCCCCAGTGACTCATTGCGTCTGAACGGTTTGGGGTTAAACCTATTTCAAAAATTTTGTCGTTTTCAATTTTTAAAACTTCGGCTAAAGTGGTTCCTGGTTTTAGTTTTGCGTCTAGAACCATAATGCCTTCGTGCGATTTTCCGATTCCGAGTTCGTCTTCGGCGCAGATCATTCCTTCGCTTACTTCGCCTCTAATTTTTCCCTTATTTATCTGCCAAGGTTTTCCTTCTTCATCATAAAGGGTAGTGCCAACGGTGGCTACAGGAACTTTTTGACCTACGGCTACGTTTGGCGCGCCGCACACTATTTGTATTGGTTCGCCTGTGCCAACGTCAACTTTGGTTACTTTTAGTCGGTCTGCGTTTGTGTGTTGGGTGCATTCTAAAACGTGGCCTACCACGACGCCTTTTAAACCTCCTTTTACGGAAGCAAAATCTTCTATTCCTTCTACTTCAAGACCTAAGTCTGTTAATAGTTCGCCAGTTTTTTCGGCATCCCATGGAAGGTTGATGAATTGTTTTAGCCAGTTGTAGGAAATTGTCATAGGTATAGATTCTTAACAGGGGGCAAAGATAGTATTTCCTTTAAAGTTTTAGTTTGTGAATTTGTGAATTTGTGAGTCTGTTATTTTGTGGTTTTTTGACTTTGTGTGATAATTTTATTTAAAGAAGCATTTCCTAAGAAATAAATAATCACAAAAACCGTGGCGATTGCGGTGACGAAAAAAGTAACGCTTGCTCCGAAATAAAACCAAAGCAATCCCGCCACAACACTTGCAATCATTGCGACGATACTTTGGAAAGCGGTGAAAGTTCCGATTGCAGTTGCTGTGTTTTCGTCCTTCGCCAGATTGGTAATCCACGCTTTGGAAATTCCTTCTGTGGCGGCTCCGAATATTCCGTAGCCAAAGAATAGCGCGATTATTGCGTATAGATTTGTTGTCAAACCCATTCCGAAGTAAACTATACTGAAGATGATTAAGCCGAAGACAAACATTTTTTTGAGACCTATTTTATCTGCGAAGCTTCCTAAAGGATATGCTGTAAGGGCGAAGATTAAATTGTAGAAAATATAGATTCCGATTACCCAAGTGTCGTCCAAGCCAGCATCTTTCGCTTTTAAAAGTAGAAAAACATCGCTGCTGTTGAAAAGGGCGAAGAAAAGCAAGCCAATAACCACTTTTCTGTATTCTGAAGAGCTTTGCTTCCAGTATTTTATAAATGAAAAGAATCCTATTTTCTTCTTGGGCTGCTTGTTAATAACGTTTTTGGAAGCAGTTTCAACTTTTTTGTCTTTCAGAAGAAAAGAAGCTACAACCGCCAAAACGCCAGGAATAAAGGCAATGTAAAAAAGATTGATGTAATCTTTGGGATTAAAATATAGATAAAGTAGTGCAAGGGCAGGACCGAGGACGGCTCCAAGGGTATCCATAGAACGATGAAAGCCGAAAACTTTTCCTTTATTGGCCTTTGTGGTTTCTGCAGAAAGCATGGCATCGCGTGCGCCAGTTCGGATTCCTTTACCTAGACGATCAACGGTTCTAACAAAGAAAATCCATAATGGATATATAAAAAACGCCATCATTGGTTTTGAGAGGGCGCTGAAGGAATAACCAAGCTGTACAAAAGGGGCGCGTTTTGCTTTGCTGTCACTTAACTGGCCAAAGTAGCCTTTACTCAAGCCTGCAACAGCTTCTACTAAACCTTCCAAAACACCTATTAAGAGAATTGAAAAGCCAATGCTTTCCAAATAAATAGGCATTATTGGGTAAAGCATTTCGCTGGCCATGTCTGTAAATAGGCTAACGAGAGAAAGAATCCAAACGGTACGGGTGATGGTTTTCAAAGCTTTTTCTAATTTACCTTGAAAGGTACTTCAATTTATTTTTTTACAACTTTTTTGGTCTCAGTTTGTCCGTTTTCGTCTTTAATTTTCACGAAGTAGATGCCTTCGTTTAAAGTTGAAATATCAACTTGGTTTGTTTTTTCAGAAGTGAAAAGGAGTTGACCGAGGTTGTTGTGTATTGTTATTTCAGCAATTTTGGTTATGGATTTTATATTTAATAGGCCGTCTGTTGGGTTGGGGTAGAGGGTGAAAAGGTTTTTTTCGTTTTCTTCTATGCTTAAAGGGCCGCGGTTTTCGAACCAAATAATTTCATCAGCTGCATAGGCGGATGCAAGGATATCTATTTTGCCATCATTGTTAAAATCATCTGCCATTACGCTACTGGCAGATCTAAAATTGGAGACCAATGTTTGTTGAAAGTTGAAATTTCCCGTGCCGTCGTTAAGGTAATAAATTATTTCATTGCCTCTTGCAGCAGCGCAGATAATGTCTATGTCTCCATCATTGTCTAAATCTTTCGCAAATACATCTGTTGCTCCTTCGGCAGATGAGGTTATAATATGTTCGTTAACAAATGCACCTTGTCCGTCTGCATTTTCATACCAGATAATTTCGTTTGTGCCATAAGAAACAGCAATCACGTCTTTATCGCCGTCATTATCAAAATCGGCAGCATATACAGAATCTAGAACAACAATGTTTTCAGAAATTATTTTTGGAGTGCTAAAATTACCTTGGCCGTCCATATTTTCAAACCAAGCCACAGCGTCTGAATTTTCATAATAACCTGCAATTAAGTCTTTATCCCCATCATTATCAATATCTTCTGCATATAATGTTTCATTAACAAATGGCCCTTCCATAATTATATTTTTTCTGCCGAAAGTGCCTAAACCATCTATATTTTCTTGCCAAACCAATTGTGAACTTCCAACTGTAGAAAAAACATCCAAATCTCCATCGTTATCAACATCAAATAAATAAACAATTGTTGGGTTATCTTCAGAATTTATAATTTGTTCTGTGCCAAATATTGCATTGCCATTAAGATTTTTATACCATACCACCTTACCAAAAGAGGCACTGCTCAGCGTAAAAACATCAATAAAAGTATCTCCATTTATATCCCCTGCGAATATAGATAACGGGTTTTCAATTGAAGCAATTGTTATTAATTCTGAATAGGTACCCTGCCCATCAAGGTTTTCCTGCCAAGCAATTCGATCGTCATTTGTTAAAGCTGAAAGTAAATCCTTATCCCCATCTCCATCTAAATCTACAGAGATAACTTCTCTCGCTCCATTGGCCCCGTTTATTTCAGCCATAACATTTGCTGGGCCAAAGTTACCCAGTCCATTTGTGTTTTTGTACCATGCTATTCTATCTGCTCTATTTGCGGCTATAAGTATATCGAAGCTACCATTTCCATCTATATCTGAAGATAATACGGTTTGCACATCTCTAATTTCACTATCTATAATTTGTATAGTGCCAAAAACGCCCGAACCATTATTTTTGAACCACGAAAGTCCGTCATTGAAACTTCCAGTGACAATATCCAAATCTCCGTCATTATCAAAATCTGAGGTGTATAATGTTTCAGGCCGTGCGTTAGTGCCCATTAGACCTACTATATTTGGAGTGTTATTAAAATTTCCTAAGCCATTGGTGTTTTCAAACCAAATGATTCTATGTCCTTGAATTTTCCACGATGTAGCGGCAATATCCAAATCTCCATCACCATCCACATCAGCCAAAATTGCTGAACGGCAATAGTTAATATCAGTATTTAAACTTTGTTGCTCCACAAAATTTCCCTGTCCATTTGTATTTTTAAACCAAGCCACACGACTGTTATTATATCTACTTCCCGTAAGTATATCCATATCGCCATCGCCATCAATATCACCAGCAACAATATCCAATGGATAATCAAAATTTGTAGAAATTATTTGTTGTGGACCAAAATTGCCTTGACCATTTGTGTTTTCATACCAAGCAATTTTATCATCAAATGCAGATACCGAAAATACGTCCATATCGCCATCGGCGTCTGCATCTGTTGCGTACACTGAATTTGCGCCATCTGCAAGTGAAGAAATAATTTGCCTCGAACCAAAAATTCCTTGACCGTTATTTTGGAACCAGCCAATAGTATCGTCCAACGAAGAGGCGACAAGAATATCTATATCACCATCGCCATCAATATCTACTGCAAAAACCGAAGTAGCCCCTAAAACAGTTTCAGAAATTTTCTTTTGTGGACCAAAATTTCCTTGTCCATCGGTATTTTCATACCAAGCAATTTTATCGTCATTTCCGGAAGCTGAAATCATATCTAAATCTCCATCGCCATCAAGGTCGGCAACGAATACTGAGTTTGCCCCATTGGTGCCGCCTGTATCATCAACCGTTACGTGTGGCTCAAAATCTATTTGTGCATTAATTGAAAAGGAAAAAAGTAGAGTTGCTATAAAAAGAAGTTTTGCTTTCATATTAAATTTTTTTAGCTGAAAAAGTATTTTTTTAATGATATTTTTTTGTTGTTAACATTGCTTAATCACACTGTTTACTGCGACTGCGAACTTCTACTAAAACCCACGCTGCCGCTTTGCTTCAAATATAAGGATTCCGGCCGCTACGGAAACGTTTAGGCTATCTATTTCGCCCTGCATTGGGATAATGATGTTTTGGGTGCTGTTTTTTAGCCATTCCTCTGAAAGTCCTGTGGCTTCGGTCCCTACTACAATTGCGGTGTTTTCTTTAAAATCTATAGTATCATAATTTACAGACGCTTGTAATGCGGCGCAATAGCTATTTAAATTGTGTTCTTTCAAAAATGAAATAATTTCTGAAGTGCTTCCCGTGGCAATTTTATTCGTAAACAAACAACCCACGCTACTGCGGATGATGTTTGGATTGTACATATCTGTCTTCGGATTTGCAATAATTACAGCATCTATGTTTGCAGCATCTGCGGTGCGAAGTAGAGCACCGATGTTACCTGGTTTTTCTGGGGCTTCGGCAATAATAATCAAAAGGTTTTTAGCTTGTGGTTTCAGGTTCTTGATGTTCAGATCTTTTGATTGGGCAATTGCTAAAACGCCTTCTGTGGAACTTCGGTAGGCTAGTTTTTCATAGATTTCTAAATTGATTTCTATGAATTCTGCTTCGTTGTTTGTGAATTTTTTCAGCTGAAAAATTTTTTCTTCAGAAATGATTTTAGGGCAGAAAAGCATGGTTTTCAGCTTGTAACCACCTTTTAAAGCAAGTGAAATTTCGCGAAGCCCTTCAATTACAAAAAGGCTTGTTTTGCGGCGTTCGCGTGATTTTTCCTGTAATAAAACGATTTGTTTTATTAGCGGATTGTGAAAACTGGTGATGGTTTTGTTCATCCCGCAAAGATAGGTTACAGATGCTTATAAGCAGTCCCCAAACTAATACGAAGCCCAAAACTTATGTTTAGGTAGTTTACACCTTTAAAGGTATCTTCTAGTTCTGCGGGAGTATCAATATTCATAAAATCGTGGCGCAATTCTGGAGCAAAATACACGCCTAGATAATTTGTAAAACGGTAATTAATTTCTGGGTTTAGCCAAACGGCGGTAGCGGTATCTTCAAACCTATTGTTTTTATATGAAGACGCACCCACGCCAATACCGATGCTGAGATCAAATTTATCGATGTGTTTTTCGTAACCAGCTACCAATCCTAAAGTATAATTAGTTGTGTCGTAGTAGTTTCCTAGAAGCTCACGATTGGTAACGTTTCCATTAAAAAAACTGAAATAAGGACCAATGTATATTCCTTTATACGTGTCCACTTTAAAAGATAAGCGGGCGCCAAGTTTTAAATCCATTCCATCGTTCACAAAATTATTGCCAAAAGCTAGTGGAAAATAAGTGCCAATTTCTATACTACCTATATTTTTACCAGGTCCTTCTGCTTCTTGTTTTGTTTCGGCTTCAGAGTTTTTTGGCTTTTCTGTTTCTTGTGCAATTGCGGCAGTAGTAATTGCAAGTGTCAAAAAAAGGAGTCTAATATTCAAAGACATAGGTGTTTTCAAGATTTGTTAGTGGTATTGTAATGGTTTGTTCGGGTTCATCGTTCAAAATATATTTTAAGAGTACCGATGTTCCCAATTGGCTATCCAGATTAGTTTGAAAGCTAGTGGAATTAATATCTAACTGATTGTAATATTCTTCATCTATTAAGCAATCTTCAGGATTATTAACGTTAAGATCTATCGCGCAAACAGCGCTTTGGAATTCCAGTTTATAAGCGACCCGATTGTTATCACCAGGAACATTTGTAAATAAAAGATTTAAATGTGCAGCCTCATTAAGTTTTATTTGTCCTAAATTATATGTGGTAGAGGTTTTACGGTTGATAGCGTCATTAAAATATTTTTTTGCTGAATAATTGGGGTTTTCTGTCAATTCATAATTATTATACCCACCACCATAATAATTATAGCCATCAGTTTTCAAATTAACCATAATATTAAGCGGGTTATTGGTTTCAGTTTCTAAAGATGTAAATTGAAATTGACCGTTGGCGTCGCTATAGCTTTCGCCCAAAATTATATAGGAGGACTGGCAGCGCACTGAAATATTCGGCAGCGGATTATTATTGCTATCAACAAGGCTTCCTTTTATTAAAATGCGGCTGTCGTCCTTAATCTCTGGTTCGCATTGGAATGATTGTAGCGTTAAAATAAAGCTTAAAAATAAGAAGGTAAAAAAATATTTTCTTTTCATCTTTATATACTATTTGAGAAATGGGAAGATGGAATGCCCCAATATACATCTTCGGTTGGTTTGCAATTTGTTAATGGGCATTTCATAGCTACGCACTTATATGAAACAAGAATACTAAAAACCCACGTTATTATAAATTTTAAAATGCTAAATTTCGCCAAAGAGATTTAAAAGTATTTTTTTATCTTGCCAAAAAATATTATAGATGAAAAAATTTCTACTCCTCTTTATTTTAAATATATCTTCTGTTTCAGTTTTTGCACAACCTATTGATTTGACGCAACAGTTTAATGGTCAATATGATTTTACTGCTATCGGGAATACACTCAATGAATTTGAAAACCAAAATCCTACTTGTACCATTCTTTCTCAAAGCAGTGCAACGCTAAGTTTAAGTACTGGCCAAACTTTGGTCTCGGCAAAATTATATTGGTCTGGTTCTGCAGTAGGCGACTTTGATGTAAAGTTGAATGGAATTGATGTTTCTGCTGAAAGAACATTTTCACTTGTATATAGTGGAAAACCATATTTTGCAGCAAATGCGGATGTTACAGCAATAGTTGAAACCAATGGGAATGGCAATTACACTTTTTCTGATATGGATATTTCCGGAGGTCTGTTCGCTTATTGTGACGGCGGCACTAATTATGGAGGTTGGTCTATCATCGTTGTTTATGAAGATCCAGCATTATTGTGGAACCAAATTTCTCTATTTGATGGTTTGGAAGCAGTATCTGCGACCAATAATACACTAGATATACATCTTACCAACATTGATGCTAAAAGTGATATTCTAGCCAAAATTGGTTTTTTAGCTTGGGAAGGCGATCAACAAATTGCGAATGGCGAAAGTTTGTTTATTAATAATAGCTTAGTTAGTAATCTACCACTAAATCCATCTAATAACGCGTTTAATGGTACGAACAGTTATACAAACTCGAATACGCTTTACAATATGGATTTGGATTATTATGAGTTAACGGGGCTCATACAACCCGGCGATACCCAAATTGATATTAAACTCACCTCACAACAGGATTTTATAATGGTAAATAACATCATTACCTCTGTAAATTCTGAATTGCCCGATGCAACCATTGCGATTGATGGAGTTACGGTCTCACCACAACTCGACGAGATTTATGCAACATATACCGTTAGCAATGTGAACAGTACAAATGTATTGCCTGCAAATACATCTGTAAGATTTTATGCAGATAATGTGCTGCTTGCGGAAGATTTTACCAATCAAGAAATTCCAATAGGAGGAACGTTAACCAATTTGATTACCATTCCCATTCCCGTTGGCACACCTTCAAATTTTGCGCTTGTAGCCGTAATTGATGGCGATGGAATGATTCCTGAAACTAATGAAGGGAATAATGAATATGTATTTCCAATTGTACTTCAATATATAGATATTGAAGATCCCGCTGCAAATTTGATAGTTTGTGATGATGACAACGATGGTTTTCAAGCTTTTGATCTTTCGATACAGACTCCTTTAATTACGCAGGGCGATCCAAACCTGACAGTAACTTATCACAAAACTCTTACAGATGCTCAGAATGGAGATTTACCAGTAGTTAATCTGTATGTTAACGATCAAAGGTTTTATGATGCACCAATTACAGATTCCCAACTTCCAGGTTTTGGAACCGGTGGAATCTGGGCAAGAGTTAAAAATAGTAGTAATAACGAAATAAGCATCGTTCCTTTTGCTTTGGAAGTACGCGCTACGCCTG comes from Aequorivita sublithincola DSM 14238 and encodes:
- a CDS encoding fasciclin domain-containing protein, translated to MRLKNTILLLFMACLGTTVSAQKYLSTGKAEVSKEWEGNNFTSTKTFTENIAEAPQFTVLAKILLNDPLRQKLESEEMVTIFAMTNASFSELPKKSRDSILGNTALVNSMVKYLAVPGRIDSNSLQQEVTKNGGRTSMKTLDGQTLGIRETNGNLQLVDSENRTATIIASDFYHKNGFFHIVSGLIFPASEE
- a CDS encoding fasciclin domain-containing protein → MAILAGTSSIFAQDKMMKNEKTVMVGGAEMYPSKNIVENAVNSKDHTTLVAAVKAGDLVETLASDGPFTVFAPTNAAFEKLPKGTVETLLKPENKKTLQTILTYHVLAGKHSAADIMKDIKKGNGKATYKTVSGGTLTAMMKGKKVMLMDEKGGMATVTIADVNQSNGVIHVIDSVVLPK
- the pheT gene encoding phenylalanine--tRNA ligase subunit beta → MTISYNWLKQFINLPWDAEKTGELLTDLGLEVEGIEDFASVKGGLKGVVVGHVLECTQHTNADRLKVTKVDVGTGEPIQIVCGAPNVAVGQKVPVATVGTTLYDEEGKPWQINKGKIRGEVSEGMICAEDELGIGKSHEGIMVLDAKLKPGTTLAEVLKIENDKIFEIGLTPNRSDAMSHWGVARDLKAGLLHKEISAKLNTPSTSSFRVDNRTLKIPVKVENQKLAPRYCGITISNIKVGDSPAWLQNRLKSIGLSPINNIVDVTNYVLHELGQPLHAFDAAKIAGNTVNVKTLPSGTKFTTLDGVERELHEEDLMICDAEKPMCFAGVFGGINSGVSDTTTSIFLESAYFNPVSIRKTAKRHSLSTDASFRFERGIDPNITDYALRYASILILQVAGGEITSDLVDIYPKKIEDHQVFLNYEKANALIGEEIPKETIKDILTSLEMKITNVTETGLGMSIPAYRNDVTRDVDVIEEILRVYGYNNIKFTQKLNASISPILPGEDYDVQNKIALQLTGLGFNEMLNNSLTSPKYSELSESLKESYNVTMLNPLSQDLSVMRQSMLFSGLEVIEYNSNRKNNDLKLFEFGKTYHNFLSGRAETKHLSLLITGMKTEGNWATPDTKSNFFFGKGTVSVLMERLGLDNYSEDIIESDIFSEGISFIRNKVTIVEFGIVNKKITKELDVDAEVFYADFNWDTVLKQISTKNFKLKPIAKFQAAQRDFALLLDSSVRFGDLRNAAINTERKFLKSVTLFDVYKGENLPEGKKSYALSFTIQDEEKTLTDKQIDKIMNKLQQKFETDFGAILR
- a CDS encoding MFS transporter; this encodes MKTITRTVWILSLVSLFTDMASEMLYPIMPIYLESIGFSILLIGVLEGLVEAVAGLSKGYFGQLSDSKAKRAPFVQLGYSFSALSKPMMAFFIYPLWIFFVRTVDRLGKGIRTGARDAMLSAETTKANKGKVFGFHRSMDTLGAVLGPALALLYLYFNPKDYINLFYIAFIPGVLAVVASFLLKDKKVETASKNVINKQPKKKIGFFSFIKYWKQSSSEYRKVVIGLLFFALFNSSDVFLLLKAKDAGLDDTWVIGIYIFYNLIFALTAYPLGSFADKIGLKKMFVFGLIIFSIVYFGMGLTTNLYAIIALFFGYGIFGAATEGISKAWITNLAKDENTATAIGTFTAFQSIVAMIASVVAGLLWFYFGASVTFFVTAIATVFVIIYFLGNASLNKIITQSQKTTK